The following DNA comes from Bos indicus x Bos taurus breed Angus x Brahman F1 hybrid chromosome 5, Bos_hybrid_MaternalHap_v2.0, whole genome shotgun sequence.
ccaaaagggtggtgtcattgccatatctgaggttattgatatttccccctgcaaccttgattccagcttgtacttcatccagcctggcattgccgggagccagcgtgaggagctccacccatggcaaaggtcatgaggaaggaggcttggcatacacaaaggcaggattgagcctcaggagtccccctggatattctcgagcatctacccccaaaaaccagagtctgcctactttactgctttgtgctcttacctctgactttactgggggctgtcccccaccaccatctcactctctctgataaagagttaacttacagctccagttaataagttcctgggcattaggagtgtttaaatccaaacccctcagatagctctctaactcgcctgacaagtttactcggactcctacagctatgcatatgattgtttacagtctctcaGTACAGTCTCTCAgtgaggcatgggaagcttaagatattcaaatagcttaaagcctctcagagagttagaaactgtcagaataaaactagtaaaagatttcattgatgagccaatgcttgctgccaagtatccacatcccctgtattgtatccttgaattaattaatataattggtatgtagaaaaaataagtagtggccttggtgttagcaactttaaaCCCTTAatgtaataaattatttcctttgttgtaaacccactgcacctctgcctataggaatgcaactttatctaacacctccggaggatggcaccaaaccttaaaataattactcttagagaaaataagtcttacggttgacaaacctttgtcaagagtcacaaaatgttaataggccttctggccagaagatgatgtaaatcacctaaaccatttgtatatgataaatttgcaggaaagaaaccctggttttgataaggatcaaagactgctgactttgcatgatttcacgccccctattatcctctatgtacaacttatggtataaaagcccctgttgaaaataacgctacgggccttgctcaccaaagcttggtctccccatgtcattctttttctcaatttctgGCTGAGgtttccatctggagcacggaggtCCTCTgagaccatttatttgcctgggcttctaagacccactcgagaaggtgcctaaggtagggcaccttccgctattagAGAGGGCGCCAGTGGCCTCCGTAgtcagagctaacctgatgtcacaggttatactgattttctgtgtaaaccaagctactcagcctcttttctccgctgaattttcctactgagctatcctcattctattactctttatatctttgatgaatatttaaataaagctattgtatccagtgAACTCGCCGAagctgtctccccttcgaataccctggttcagccagggctggacctcggcatggcatttcacacgatgcactgtgcatgtaagttaaataagcagggtgatagtatagagccttgacgtactcctttcccagttttgaaccagtccattgtccaaAACATGTCCACGAGACTAACATGGTTAGAATTCTTACTTTCTGCTGGTCTCTTGTCTGTTATCCTGTACCTCAACTGCAGTCTCCAGGGAGAGTGGAATGTTCCAGTCTTTCACTGTCTCATCCTCATCACTAGAAACTGTACAAGAGGaaacatttgtttccttttacctggaatgttagattcatgaatcaaggcaaattggaagtggtcaaacaggagatgacaagagtgaacatcgacagtctaggaatcagcaaactaagatagACTGGAataagtgaatttaactcagatgaccattatatctactaccgtggacaggagtcccttagaagaaatggactagccatcatggtcaacaaaagagtcctaaatgcagtatttgaatgcaatctcaaaaacgacagaatgctctctgtttgtttccaaggcaaaccattcaatatcatggtaatccaagtctttgccctgaccagtaacgctgaaggagctgaagttgaacagttctatgaagacctacaagaccttctagaactaatacccaaaaaagatgtccttttcattataggggactggaatgcaaaagtaggaagtcaagagatacctggagtaacaggcaaatttggccttggagtacagaatgaagcagggcaaaggctaatagagttttgccaagagaacgcactggtcatagcaaacaccctcttccaacaacacaagagaagactctatacatggacatcaccagatggtcaacaccgaaatcagattgattatattctttgcagccaaagatggagaagctctatacagtcagcaaaaacaagaccgggagctgactgtggctcagatcatgaactccttattgccaaattcagactgaaactgaagaaagtagggaaaaccacttgaccattctggtatgacctaaatcaaatcccttatgattatacagtggaagtgagaaatagatttaagggactagatctgatagacagagtgcctgataaactatggacggaggttcatgacattgtacaggagacaggaatcaagaccatccccaagaaaaagaaatgcaaaaaacctaaATGGCtgcctgaagaggccttacaaatagctgtgaaaagaaggaaagtgaaaagcaaaggagaaaaggaaagatatacccatctgaatgcagagttccaaagaatagcaaggagagataagaaagccttcctcagtgatcaatgcaaagaaatagaggaagacaatagaatgagaaagactagagatctcttcaagaaaattagagataccaagggaacatttcatgcaaagatggactcgataaaggacagaaatcgtagggacctaacagaagcagaagatattaagaagaggtagtaagaatacacagaagaactgtacaaaaaaagatcttcatgacccagataatcacgatgatgtgatttcccacctagagccagacatcctggaatgtgaagtcaagtgggccttaggaagcatcactaagaacaaagctagtggaggtgatggaattccagttgagctatttcaaatcctaaaagatgatgctgtgaaagtgctgcactaatatgccagcaaatttggaaaactcagcagtggccacaggactggaaaatgtcagttttcattccaatacctaagaaaggcaatgccaaagaatgctcaaacagccgcacaattgcacttatctcacatgctagtaaaataatgctcaaaattttccaagccaggcttcagcactacatgaaccgtgaacttccagatgttcaagctggatttagaaaaggcagaggaaccagagatcaaattgacaacatccactggatcacggaaaaagcaagagagttccagaaaaatatctatttctgctttattgactatgccaaagcctttgactgtgtggatcataataaactgtggaaaattctgaaagagatgggaataccagaccacctgatctgcctcttgagaaacctgtatggaggtcaggaagcaacagttagaactggacatggaacaacagactggttccaaataggaaaaggagtacgtcaaggctgtatattgtcaccctgcttgtttaacttatatgcagagtacatcatgagaaatgcttggctggaggaagcacaagctggaatcaagatttctgggagaaatatcaataacctcagatatgcagataacaccacccttatggcagaaagtgaagatgaactaaagagcctcttgatgaaagtgaaagaggagagtgaaaaagctggcttaaaactcaacattcagaaaactaaggtcacgGCAtgcggtcccgtcacttcatggaaaatagatggggaaacagtggcttacttcatctttctgggctccaaaatcactgcagatggtgatcacagccatgaaattaaaagatgcttgcttcttggaaggaaagttatgatcaacctagacagcatattaaaaagcagagacattactttgccaacaaaggtccatctagtcaaggctatggtttttccagtagtcatttatggatgtgagagttggactgtaaagaaagctgagtgccaaagaattgatgcttttgaactgtgatgttggagaagactcttgagagtcccttggactgcaaggacatccaaccagtctatcctaaaggaactcagtcctgggtgttcattggaaggactgatgttgaagctgaaactccaacactttggccacatgatgtgcagagtgagtcattggaaaagaccctgatgctgggaaagattgagggcaggaggagaaggggacaacagaggataagatggttggatggcatcactgatgcaatggacatgggtttgggtggactctgggagttggtgatggacagggaggcctggtatgctgtggtttatggggtcacaaagagtcagacacgactgagcaactaaactgaaactGAAGCCCTTTTAGGGTTTTTggctggggctctgtaacaaaaaattaagagaaaagcaaacatgtTTGTTAACATGTACGTTTCATATATACTTACGTGAAATACAGGCAGCAGTAACTCAAAAACATGGCTAGAGCCGAGACTTACAGATTATcttaaaaaacaatatatttttagagTAGCAACAAGACATAGGAGAAGAGTTCTAGCTTCAAGGGTGGCAGATTGTGGGACGATAAATACATTAGAAGCTAAGGAAAGATACTAgctactcagtaaatgttttgtCAGTCCTCTAGTGCTGTCTTGGGGCTGATAAGTGTCAATAGTTGTTGGTGATTAATATCTGCACAAATTTATGTTCTGCTTTCAGGAAACTAGGGAGAGGGCAGAGAATTTTTCTTGGATCTTCTTCCTCTcagttgccttcagctcaaaataatccttatgccaaaggGGAAGATTTTGGGTGGCATATTCTGATATCCCTCTGCAGGTTTTACTGTTAAGTTCTTTTGCTTTGCAATGACCTTTTATGTTCTAACATGGAAATGTGAAGTAAGGCATTGTCAGAAAGGAGTTAGGAATGTTGTTCTCATGAGCTTACTTATCATAGGAAAATATGGatttataaatgaagaatttACAATAGACACCAAAAAAGTTGGCAGAGGAATCTGGTTGAACAACATGGTGTGGTGCTACATACCTGTCAGAACACCAGGCAGTGTGTCATGTTGTTTTgtggaaaatgtatatatataacaatttCAAGTGAAAAAATTGAAGACAACAGAGTGAAAGCACATAAAACAATGtaacaaaaaaaaacttagtgAAAGATTTGAGCTTATTTTCAGTTGTGTAAAATAttccgttttttttttctttacagttgctcaaatttatatttatataggaGGAAGTTCCTCTTTGGGCTATAGTGCTAATCCCAGTTCTTCCTGAGCAAGGTCGTTAAGCAacctcattttattattttctttcaggttAATACTTAGAATATCAGCATATTCCTTTATTTACAGTTgctcaaatttatatttatataggaGGAAATTCCTCTTTGGGCTATAGTGCTAATCCCAGTTCTTCCTGAGCAAGGTCGTTAAGcaatctcattttattattttctttcaggttAATCCTTAGGATATCAGCATATTCCTTTAAACATaaggaagaaaacttttaaaGTCAGTGGACCAAAACACAGGCCCTGCCTTCCACATGTCACCAAGGGTGGAGCCCCCAAACTCGTCAGAGAAGAGGGAAGTGAAAAGATGTTAAATACCAAGTCCAGCTCACCTGGTCAACTTGGACATTTGGCTTCTGTCAACATGAAGGCTCTCCTTATTGTGGGGCTTCTCCTCCTTTCTGTTGCTGTCCAGGGCAAGAAATTTCAGAGGTGTGAGCTTGCCAGAACTCTGAAGAAACTTGGATTGGATGGCTATCGAGGAGTCAGCCTGGCAAACTGTAAGTTAACTATTCTTCTTCCTTCCAAATAGTTAGCCAGGTGTGGAACAGATACTAATAGAGGATGAATAATAAGGGATATTGTATGAATggacttttcttatttcttggcGGGTTTGTACATTTACAATGGTTAAAATACCAATGGTTCCTTTAGAATCAGATGTACTGGGTAAAGGATTGAAGTATAGGAGGGTTAAATTCTATACAATTAGAAGCATGCCAGGTACTGCTATACTCCTCTAGAGCCACTAAATTTGCCAGCTGGCATATGGAAGCAGactataaaatgtatttcagCACCTGGGATATGTCTGTCAAGCCCTTGGTGTTTGACTCTAGCCATTTCCAGTTTGGACTTGAGCTCTGCAAGCCTGAGTAAGGcagtaattttctcatttttagtccCCCTAACATGACACTGGGCAAAGTTTTTATACATTTCATTGAACTCTTAAAACAGGGACAGAAGGAACCTATTTCCCCTCAATCAGTATCTATATAAGGATCCCTGAAATGCAGCCTGAAAGACATTTTATTATTCTACATCCAGttgattaattatttttaattttcttccacaAAATTAAAGATATGTCCTAAGGAAAAGTGACTGTATTTTAGTCCATATTTGTCAATGTCATTACTGTATTTTTCAGACTGAATTCAGACATTTCCCCTCCATAActatttatgaatgaatgagtggatagatggatggatgtctttcctattctataaCTCTTTTCAGGACTCTAATTTGATATCCAAATTCAACTTTAGGTGtcgtaagaatttttttttcctctcaaaaacTCCTTATTTTTCCAGGTAAAAGTATTTTTCCATTAGCATAAGCAGATACTactaattcggagaaggcagtggcaccccactccagtactcttgcctggaaaatcccatgggcggagcttggtgggctgcagtccatggggttgctaagagtcagacatgactgagcgacttcactttcacttttcactttcatgcattggagaaggaaatggcaacccactccagtgttcttgcctggagaatcccagagacgggggagcctgatgggctgccgtctatagggttgcacagagtcggacatgactgaagcgacttagcagcagcagcagcagcatactactaattgggcttcccaggtggtgcagtgtaaagaatccaactgctgatgcaggagacacaagagacatagatttaagacctgagttgagaagatcccctggaagagggcatggccacccactccagtattcttgtgtgggaaaatcccatggacagaagagcctggcaggctacagtccatggcgttgcatagagtcggacatgactaaagcgacttactTCACACATATGCAGCTAATGACTGAATCCACTCAACTCTGCTGATTTTTCTATTCTAGGCTGAAATTTACGTGAGCGATGGGACCAGGGGAAGGGTAATAGCAATGAAGGAAACatctattttaatatcttttaaaatatgttagttGTTTTATTAGTATTAACAAATGTTTTGCTAACAAAAGAATTCTCTTAAGGGCCCTTTaatacaaaaatgttaaaatattttacaagtaaGATACATCTTTCTACTTATAAAACAAGTTGTTAGTAAAGTAGAATTAAAAAGAACTAATTACGCTGTTAAGTATAAGTTATGTCGTGTTGCTgtttattactaattttttttcaggGGTGTGTTTGGCCAGATGGGAAAGCAATTACAACACACGTGCTACAAACTACAATCGTGGAGACAAAAGCACTGATTATGGGATATTTCAAATCAATAGCCGCTGGTGGTGCAATGATGGCAAAACCCCAAAAGCAGTTAACGCCTGTCGTATACCCTGCAGCGGTAAGACAAGATAATGTGGAGTCATGGCACAGGACTCACCTGGTTATACTTGTTGGGTTatccaaaaagttcgttcaggtttttctgtaaacatcttatgggaaaactGGAATGATCCTTTAGGTCAAGagtcaatagaaataaaaaggtcTTGAAGGGCTCATCAGGGACCTTGAAAAATTCCATATTAACTTCCTAAAACTCCTTATTTTGCTCTTCATAATTCCTcaagtaaaaaattaaagagcTGGTATCATAAAAGATCTGGAGTGACCTATCACTTCATCATAACTGGACATGTTGATGCTTTGTAGAGAACAATGCCATTCCTCCTACTTTCCTTGTTTGTAGAGGTTTAGGGGTAATTTGGTTATAggggtttttcattttttttaatctacactCCTTTATTGGAAAATGAAAGGATTAGTGGTTAACCAAAGAAGAGAAATATGtgtggtttttttaaaatataatttttgctttttattatgaaatgttttaatatatggAAAATTAGAAACATTAGCATAATAAACATCAGTATGCTCATCGTGTACTTTTAcagttatttacattttatcatATTTACTTCTTTTATGTATATGGGGTTTTTTTTGCTGAGTGATTTTAAACTGATTTAGAAACATTATgacatttcatttctaaattcttTGGTTTGCATCTCCAAAAAATACGGTGCCTTTATAAGCATAATCATTCTAACAAGCTAATTTAAGATTTGTTTAATTGGGATGAAATAAATAATCTATTGAGTTCCTTTTAAAGTAGAGATAACATATGAATCTTTAGtgcataaaatattgaaaaaatattgaaaaactgatagttatatttttaaatattcaaaatcctATAGTCTTTAGAATATTATTTTGTATccagttaatttattttaaaaatatttttaaataatactttaaaaataaaaaataatatattttttattttttaataaagtctttattgaatttttgaaTATCacttttgttgaatttgttaaaatattgcttctattgtttcttatgttctggttttttggccatgttaAGTCTCAGTTGCCAACAGGCAGGATCTTCATTGTGCCAGgcaggcttctctccagttgggatgtgcaggcttagctgccctgcagcatttGGCATCTtccttcccccaccagggattgaaccagcatcccctgcactggaaggtgcactcttaatcactgggccaccagggagtccctcgGTCTATCTCTCAGGGTTAAgcacttaggctgtttccattttctccttttatataaACTGCTATGAAACATTTTGTATACACATCTTTGGGTACATACCatgatttctttaggataaatttCCATTAGGAGAATTGCTAAGTAAAAAACTCCTAGACTgtttctgcttgtttgttttgtttttacactgCCTAGTAAAAAGAAACCCTTGTATCACATTAGTTAATAGCTCCTGAACATCCACTGACTTTGGTAAATGAGAAGCAGAATGTTTTATTTCATACCAAATGGGATGGAATGAAGAAAGAGttttcctccaaaattcatacAGATATAAggactcttaaaaaataatattagttGTTCTTTCCTCAGTATAAGAGAATAAAGCTGACTGAACCTAAacttaaaatgaaatttctatgaagattgttttcatttctcaccACTTCTTTTTCAGCTTTGCTGAAAGATGACATCACTCAAGCTGTAGCATGTGCAAAGAGGGTTGTCAGAGATCCACAAGGCATTAAAGCATggtatgtttttttcccccttccagttttattgagatgtaattgacatagaGCACGGTAAAAGTTTAgggtgtatagcataatgatttgatttatatgcatcatgaaatgattatcacaataagtttagtaagCATCCtttatctcatatagatacaaaattagagaaagagaagaaaaaaaaattttgtgtggAATGAAAAGTCTTATTAAAGTTTAATCTCAGCATcctttgtatatgtataacatatatcaatgttaattatatttatcatgttgtatattgtactgttgttgtttagttgctaagttgcatccaactctttaacgactccatggactgttgcctaccaagctcctctgtccatgggatttcccaggcaacaatactggagtaggttgtcatttactcctccagagggtcttccccacccagggattgaacccgcatctcctgcattgcaggcggattctttaccactgagccaccagcatagGCCTGTGGTACATTGCATCCCTACTGTTATAACTACAAGTCTATAGTACCTCCCACTGCCTTTGTCCAGTTCCTTACCTCTCACCCCACCTACAAGCCCCACAGcaggtaaccacaaatctgaccACTTTCCTATGaggttgtttgtatgtttgtgtttTAAGTATAATGGACCTACAACAGGTGTAGATTAGTCTTTAGGATAAGACTAATCTTATGAGTCTTTAGTTTCTGTTAAGAGCACGGTATGTATTAAACATTAAAGAAGAGGGCTGATTTATCCTGCTGATGTGAGAGAAGTGAGAGAATATTCCAAAGACTACAGTATGCTACTGAAAATTGAAAATTGCAGCTTTAGATTTATGCTAAACAGTGTATTACATAGAAACCATCTATTTTACCTGATTCAGAATCTTTTACTCTTTTACTACTCAGTTTATTTTAGGGAATTTCTAGAGGTTTTGAATTCTCTACACAATACCTTGAAACTATTTTTGGATTTAAGTAAATGTGGAATGCACTTTGCAGTGCTGTTGGGGACTTCACAAGACTCAACATTTGTGTCCAGCATTCTGTGCTATAGTCCAGGCTTGTGGAGATGTGATGTCCCTGTATACGCATCTCCAGTTAATAAATAGCAACAATTGCATCTGTCTGTAGCTTGTATTTCATGTACTGATTAACTATTTTGTTCTTGCAAAGGATTTGAAGTATGTATAACGCAATGAAGATATGTTTCAATCTTACTAtcatttgtttcatctttttttacaGGGTGGCATGGAGAAACAAGTGTCAAAACCGAGATCTCAGGAGTTATGTTCAGGGTTGCGGAGTGTAACTGTGGAGTTTTCGTCTTCAGctcattttgtctctttttcataTTAAGGAAGTAATCGTTGAGTAAAAGATTATACTATCACTCTTTCAAACAAATAATGTTTTTACCGAAGCAGGAGCATATGGTCTTTCTTCTAAGAGGCTGACGTTTACCTCACGTGTTTATTGTTTGATATTAGGCCTACATTTTTCAGCTTGCTAACAGAACTAATGCTGGTGAATATTTGTCTAAAATCTTCATTATCAAATGTATCTCTGATACATTTAGTTCT
Coding sequences within:
- the LOC113892977 gene encoding lysozyme C, milk isozyme; amino-acid sequence: MLNTKSSSPGQLGHLASVNMKALLIVGLLLLSVAVQGKKFQRCELARTLKKLGLDGYRGVSLANWVCLARWESNYNTRATNYNRGDKSTDYGIFQINSRWWCNDGKTPKAVNACRIPCSALLKDDITQAVACAKRVVRDPQGIKAWVAWRNKCQNRDLRSYVQGCGV